TTAGCTCTGTTAGAAGTCATAGGTATCCTTAATTTGTCTATATCAAAATCCTTTATTACCACACTATCTTTCATATGATCTGGTAAAAAAACATCACTATTGAATAGAGGTTTATTGTCTTCGGCCACTAATTTCCCTTTCTTATAAACACTTATTATGTTAAAGTCTTCTAAATTATCAATAACAACTAGATCAGCATCATAACCTGGAGCAATTGCCCCTTTATTTTTTAAATTATAGCAAATTGCTGGATTTAGTGCTGCTATGGTTATTGCATCTATAGGATCAATTCCAGCCTCAATGGCAAGTTTAATATTATAATCTATGCTGCCTTCATTTATTAAATCCTCTGGATGTTTATCATCAGTACAGAATAATATTCTACTTAAATTTTCTCTATTTACAGCTCCAATTAACTTTCTTAAATCCCTAGTAGCAGAACCTTCCCTTATTAGAATGTACATACCAAGTCTTAGCCTTTCAATCATTTCTTCTGGTGTAGTACATTCATGCTCTGTTTTTACTCCAGCTGCTACATATGCATTTAATTCTCTATCTTTTATCATTGGACCATGCCCATCAATAATTGTATTATTACCAACTAAAAGTTTGTCGATGACTTTGTCTGAATAATTAATAACCCCAACATAATCCATCATCTCTCCAAGGCCTATGACATTCTTACCATCAATAAGTTCCTCCATCACATCAGCATCTAATACTGCGCCTGAATTTTCAAATGGTGTTGCAGGAACACAGCTTGGAAATACAAAGTATGCATCTAAAGGACTATTCTTACTTTCTTCTATCATATATTTTATGCCATCAATGCCTTTTACGTTAGCTATTTCATGGGGGTCAGTTACTACAGAAGTTACTCCTCTTGGCATTACGGCTCTAGCAAATTGACTTGGAGTAGACATAGATGACTCTATATGAACATGACTATCAATAAACCCAGGTGATAAATACTTTCCATTTAAGTCAATTTCCTCAATTCCAGAATAATCACCAATTCCAACTATCTTACCATTATCTATAGCGACATTTGTTTTTATGATTTCTTTTGTAAATACATTAATAAGGTTTGCATTCTTAAAAACTAATTCAGGCTTTTCTTCACCTTTAGCTTTTTTAATTAAATTCTTAAGATCTTCCTTTTTCAAAAAATCACTCCCCCACTATACTTGGTAAATACTCTTAAAAATATAATACAACATTCTTGAAGATAAATAAAGAAAAAGAGAAGGAATTCCTTCTCTCTAACCTAATCTTTCATATACAACTTTTAGTAATTCTTCTTTTGTTGCCTTTCCTTTAGTTAAAAGTGTATTTACAGTATCTTCAATTTCTTTTCTGAATGTTTCATCCTTAATACTCTTCAAATTAATTGTTACATTAAATAGTGCACCCTCAAGTCCAGAGTATGCTAATAGAGTTCCTACACCTACATCTGTGATTGCATTTACATTACCATGTGTCGCAAATACTTCTTGTAACTCTAGTAAATTAAGACATTCTTTTGCACATCTCAACGGAACTTCCAATGCTTCTTTATAACCTTCTTGTATTGCTTGTGATCTAGCTTTCTTTTCTTCATCTGTGTTCTTTGGTAATTTAAAAGCTTTCATAACACCATCAAATGCAGTTGAGTCCTCATCAATTATTTTAACAAGCTTCTCTACTGAGTTCTCAATCTCCTTAAAGTTAGCTTCCATCTTCTCCTTAACATTTTCAGGAACTTGGTCATAGACCTTATTACCTATAGTAAGATTACCCACCATGTTTGTTAGTGCGCCACCAATTCCTCCTACCAAGGCAGATACACTACCTCCTCCTGGAGTTGGATTGCTACTCTTAACTTCATCAATAAACTCAATTAAATTCTTTTCTACTAACATATTACACCTCCATAATTATTAGATATATTTAATTAATTTAATAAACTAGTTAATATTTTAGAATCCCTTCCATAACTATATTAGCATTTCCCCCTACTTTAACCTTGTAATCATCTCCATCCTCTTCTATAAAGCAGTATATCTTACTTGGTCTTTTAAGTGAATCACCTTGTAAGGATGTTATCATATTTGAAGATATCAAATCATTTTTCTTTAAATAATATATTAAAGCACCACTTGCAGTGCCAGTTGCAGGTTCCTCATCTATTCCAACAAGTGGTGCAAAGTTTCTAGCATAAACAACGTCTGAATTCCTTTTTGGTAAATTGAAAACATGCACCCTAGTTATATTTAACTTCCTACATGCAGCAGAAAGAGAACAAAAATCTACATTAATATTGTCTAATTTATATTTTTCCCTAATCGGTATAATTAAATCCTGTAATCCTGTCGAAATTATTTCTGGTGCATAAAACTCATCATTTATTCCAATATGTTCATCTCTTAAATTCATTATATCTAAAATATCATCGATATTCATATCTAATCCACAGGACTTAATTTGGTTTTGTTGCATTAAAATATATTCAACCTGACCATTTTTATAATGTAGCTCAACCGGTAATTTACCTACATTAGTAACTAAAGTTGCTATCTTTGTACCATTATATATAGGTTTTATATAACCTTTATTAGCCATGGTATAAAAAGTTGCTATGGTTGCATGACCACACAAATCAATCTCACAAACTGGAGTAAAAAACTTAACTCTAAAAATATCATCATCTAGTTGATGAACAAATGCAGTTTCAGATACATTCATTTCATTTGCAATCTTTTGCATATCTTGTTCCTTTATTCTTTTGGCATTTGGAACTACTATTGCTGGATTCCCTCCAAAAGGTTTTGAACTAAAAGCATCAACTTGAAAAATATTAACTTCCACATTAAAGGCCTCCCCTCTAGAATTTCAGATGTTCCACATGGAACATTATCTTGTAAGCAAGTCAATGAGCCTTTCTAAGTCATCTTCTCCATAATATTCTATTTCAATCTTCCCTTTTTTATTTCCAATTAATAGATTAACTTTGGTGCCTAAAGACCTCATCAGATTATCTTCTAAGTCTATAAGATATGGATCTTTATTGCTTTTTCTTTTCGTTTTGATTTTAGATTTTTTCTTTGTCTTCTTCACTTCAGCTTCAGTATCTCTTACATTTAGGTTTAAATTGATTATTCTTTCAGCAGTATCCAATTGTTCATCACTATCTTTTATACCAAGAAGAACCTTCCCATGACCACTGGTTAATTTACCATCTTTAATATATTCAACTACCTTTTCGTCCAGGTTTAAAAGTCTCATACTATTAGATACATAAGCTCTACTTTTACCTACTGCCTGTCCTAGTTCCTCATGAGTTAGACTATAATCATCCATTAACTTTTTATAAGCTATGGCTTCTTCGATTGGATTTAAGTTTTCTCTTTGTACATTTTCGATTAAAGAAATTTTCGCAGCTTCCTCTTCATCGAAACTTCTTATTATAGCAGGTATCTCTTTTAAACCAGCACTTTTAGAAGCTCTCCATCGTCTTTCACCAGCAACAATTTGATAACTTTCATCAACTTTTCTTACTATTATAGGTTGTATTACACCATTTTCCTTAATAGATTCCGCCAGCTCTTTTAGTGCATTATCATCAAAATATTGCCTTGGCTGATCTTCTTTTGGAGTTATTAAATCTATATTTAGTTTCTCAATTATAACATCAGGATTTTCATTACTAAGTAGTGTATCTACAGCTGCTTTATCGGCAATAAGTGCAGATAAACCTTTACCTAACCCTCTTTTCTTAGTGCTACTCATTCTAATCAATCCTTTCTAAGCAACAACATTTCTTAGTCCTGTAAATCTAGGAATTCTTCAGCTAATTCCATATATGCTTCTGCGCCCTTAGATTTATCATCATAATCAATAATTGAAAGTCCATATGATGGAGCTTCAGCCAATCTAACATTCCTAGGAATAATATTTACATATACTTTACCCTTGAAGAAATTTTTCACCTCATCTACTACTTGAATAGATAAATTTGTCCTCCCATCAAACATACTGAGCACTACACCTTCAATTTCAAGATTTGGATTATGATTCTTCCTCACTAATTCAATGGTCTCGAACAGTTGACTTACACCTTCTAATGCGTAATATTCACATTGAATAGGAATGATAACACTATCAGCAGCAATAAGACCCAGTACACTTAAAATACCTAAGGATGGTGGACAATCAATTAAAATAAAGTCATAATTATCCCTTATACTATTGAGACTATCTCTTAGATTTCTCTCCCAATTGTCCGTACGAGCGAACTCTATCTCCAATCCAGCAAGCTGATTATTAGATGGGAGTATGTCCACATTCTCAGCTGATGTATTATATATACCTTTTTCTATAGGGAGATTAGATGCTAGAATGTCGTAGATCATTACTTCAACCTCATTCTTTTCAATTCCTAATCCACTAGTAGAATTTCCTTGTGGGTCAATATCTACCAATAGAACCTTTTTGTTCAACTTCCCTAACCCTGCTGATAGATTTATAGTTGTGGTTGTCTTACCGACACCACCTTTTTGATTAAAAACCGCTATAACCTTTCCCACTAAAACACCTCTATCTTTTTCTATTAAACAATTGAAGTAATCTAATAAAAGTCTTATTTTAACTAATCATATATAAGTTTGATGCTATCAAAAAAGTCTCCTTATTAAGATCTCTTTACTCTGTCATCCCAAACATAGTCGAGAAATTCTTTATTTTCAATACCTCAAAAGAGGAGATTTCTCCATTACGCTATCGCTTTAGTCGAAATGACATAATTCAGATATCAAATACTTATAATACTACAAAATATAAATTTGAATTTAATAAAAATTGCGTAGCAATTTCATTACACCACTGTAACGAGGCTATTAACATAAATATATTGTTGTTTACAGTTCGTTTTACAATATATTATTAAAGATAATAGAATTGCCTCGTTTAAGTATAGGCAGTAATTGCGTGGCAATTACTTCACACCACTGCAACGAAGCAAGTCATTTGATTATAAATTATATATCAAAAATAGATACTTTAATACATAAATTACTTTAAATTTATATTGCTTCGTTTAAGTATCAGAAGAAATTGCGTAGCAATTTCATCACACCACTGCAACGAGGCTATTAACATAAATATATTGTTGTTTACAGTTCGTTTTACAATATATTATTAAAGGATAATAGAATTGCTTCATTATATATATAATAACAGATATTGTATATAAAACAAAATAAAAAACTTCAATTAAAATGTTTTAATTGAAGTTTTTTATTACGAATGGGAAATTTCAACTATTCTAATTATTAATATAAAACCTTCCACCAATGACTAACAAGAAAAGCTACATCTAACGCTTCTTTAGAAACCTTTATTATATTATTATCTTATAAATATCATTATTAAAAATGTTCC
The DNA window shown above is from Tissierella sp. Yu-01 and carries:
- a CDS encoding PhzF family phenazine biosynthesis protein, which gives rise to MEVNIFQVDAFSSKPFGGNPAIVVPNAKRIKEQDMQKIANEMNVSETAFVHQLDDDIFRVKFFTPVCEIDLCGHATIATFYTMANKGYIKPIYNGTKIATLVTNVGKLPVELHYKNGQVEYILMQQNQIKSCGLDMNIDDILDIMNLRDEHIGINDEFYAPEIISTGLQDLIIPIREKYKLDNINVDFCSLSAACRKLNITRVHVFNLPKRNSDVVYARNFAPLVGIDEEPATGTASGALIYYLKKNDLISSNMITSLQGDSLKRPSKIYCFIEEDGDDYKVKVGGNANIVMEGILKY
- a CDS encoding ParB/RepB/Spo0J family partition protein, which translates into the protein MSSTKKRGLGKGLSALIADKAAVDTLLSNENPDVIIEKLNIDLITPKEDQPRQYFDDNALKELAESIKENGVIQPIIVRKVDESYQIVAGERRWRASKSAGLKEIPAIIRSFDEEEAAKISLIENVQRENLNPIEEAIAYKKLMDDYSLTHEELGQAVGKSRAYVSNSMRLLNLDEKVVEYIKDGKLTSGHGKVLLGIKDSDEQLDTAERIINLNLNVRDTEAEVKKTKKKSKIKTKRKSNKDPYLIDLEDNLMRSLGTKVNLLIGNKKGKIEIEYYGEDDLERLIDLLTR
- the ade gene encoding adenine deaminase, producing the protein MKKEDLKNLIKKAKGEEKPELVFKNANLINVFTKEIIKTNVAIDNGKIVGIGDYSGIEEIDLNGKYLSPGFIDSHVHIESSMSTPSQFARAVMPRGVTSVVTDPHEIANVKGIDGIKYMIEESKNSPLDAYFVFPSCVPATPFENSGAVLDADVMEELIDGKNVIGLGEMMDYVGVINYSDKVIDKLLVGNNTIIDGHGPMIKDRELNAYVAAGVKTEHECTTPEEMIERLRLGMYILIREGSATRDLRKLIGAVNRENLSRILFCTDDKHPEDLINEGSIDYNIKLAIEAGIDPIDAITIAALNPAICYNLKNKGAIAPGYDADLVVIDNLEDFNIISVYKKGKLVAEDNKPLFNSDVFLPDHMKDSVVIKDFDIDKLRIPMTSNRANVIKVLPDSLVTDISNRQINVNNGCFEYSNDDILKLVVVERHKMTGNVGLGLIENMNLKNGAIGSTIAHDSHNIIVVGDNDEDILLAINELVKIGGGITLVSNGEVLRSLPLEVGGIMTTKPIEEINIILKEMIDLSYNKLGVNKDIDPFMTLSFMGLPVIPKLKLTDMGLFNVEEFKFVDISLSNA
- a CDS encoding cyclodeaminase/cyclohydrolase family protein, which encodes MLVEKNLIEFIDEVKSSNPTPGGGSVSALVGGIGGALTNMVGNLTIGNKVYDQVPENVKEKMEANFKEIENSVEKLVKIIDEDSTAFDGVMKAFKLPKNTDEEKKARSQAIQEGYKEALEVPLRCAKECLNLLELQEVFATHGNVNAITDVGVGTLLAYSGLEGALFNVTINLKSIKDETFRKEIEDTVNTLLTKGKATKEELLKVVYERLG
- a CDS encoding AAA family ATPase yields the protein MGKVIAVFNQKGGVGKTTTTINLSAGLGKLNKKVLLVDIDPQGNSTSGLGIEKNEVEVMIYDILASNLPIEKGIYNTSAENVDILPSNNQLAGLEIEFARTDNWERNLRDSLNSIRDNYDFILIDCPPSLGILSVLGLIAADSVIIPIQCEYYALEGVSQLFETIELVRKNHNPNLEIEGVVLSMFDGRTNLSIQVVDEVKNFFKGKVYVNIIPRNVRLAEAPSYGLSIIDYDDKSKGAEAYMELAEEFLDLQD